GCAGGCGGGCGGTGGGTGGTCAGGCCGTGCCGGGTTGCCGGAGGACGTTGGGTCGTCGAGCGGTGCTGGAGTGCAGAACGTCGGCGGGCGGCCGAGCGGCGGCGAGTTGGCGGAGGCCGGCCAGTCGCTGGGAGGCCGCGGGTTGCTGGAGGGCGGTAGGCCGGCCGAAAGCGACGAGTGGGCGGAGGACCAGGCGCATCCCGGCCAGGTGCCGACGCGCGGGCCTCGCTCAGACCGGTCGCGGGACCGGGGCCGTTTCGGCCGGATGCCAGCGCGCGGCGCGTGGCGGCGGATCCCGGGCCGAGTGCTGGCCCCGGTGCTGGTCGGAGTGGCGGTGGTGGGGTGGTTCCTGCCGGTGCTCGGGGTGTCGTTGCTGGGATTCCTGGCGGTGGACTGCCTGCTGGGCTTGCGCCGGGAGGTCGCGCGATGATCACCGAACCGGGTTTGCGCTGGATTCTCACCGTGCTGTTCGCCGCGGCGGGGGCGTTCTGTCTGTACCGATGCGTACGACGCACGGGCTGGAACGGGCGAGTGGCGGACGCGCTGCACGCGGCGATGTGCGTCGGCATGGTCACGATGGCTTGGCCGGCGACGATGACTTTCGCGCGGATCCCGCAGGTCGTGCTGTTCGCGGCGGCCGCCGGATGGTTCGCGGTGAGCGCGGCATGGGGATTCGGCCACGGACGCCTTCCCGGAGCACACCACGCGCTGATGATGGCCGGGATGGCGTGGATGGCGTTCGCGATGCCGTCGGCGATGGCGGGAATGACGATGTCCGCCGCCGCGATGGGCGGCGAGCACGCCGGAATGGACATGGGCGACGCAAGCATGACCATGACCGGGCACGCGCCCGCACAGGTAGTGGTGGTCGCGGCGGTGCTGGCGGTGGTCTTCCTGGTCGCGGGAATCGCGTGGCTGGCGCGGGCGATCGACCACGCCCGGACGGTCGCCCGCCCGGGACGCCGCGAGATCGGGCTGGTGATGGAGGGCGTGATGAGCTTGGGAATGTCGGTGATGGCAGTAGCGATGATCTGAACCGGGCGGGTGCGTGACCGTTCGGCTGGCTCGTCGCGCGGCCGGGCGGTCGGTGCCTCTTGTTTTTTTGGGTGCCGCGGGCCGGAGCTTGATCGCGTGGTGGGGTGGGCAGGCTCGGCGTGGCCTCCGATCGGGCGTGCGGGGAAGAACCCGTCGCTCGGGCGGCGCGGGTTTCGCCGCGGCGGCAGGCCCTCTCATTAGGTTGTGCAGGCAAACGCTCTCAGCGTCCGTTGTTGAGCTGGATGGATTCGTGCGGATTTGGCTTGTGCCAGGGTCTGTTTCGGGGTAGCCGCGGCGCTGTTGTGCGGGCGAGACTTTGCGGCTTTTGCTTGGGACGCGCGGGAGCTTGCTGTGTCAGGTTGCCCTGGTCATGGCTCGCGGCTGGTTGCTGGGGCTTGCTGCATTGAGGTTATGGCTTGCCGCAATGAGGTTGTGCGGGCCGATTGTTCGGGCGGGCTGGGTTAGCGAGTTTTGTGGCCTGGCTGAGCGGGCTCCCATGGCCTTCGCCGAGTTCGCGAGGCCCACGTACAAGGCGTCGTGGGCCGGGTTTTGAGTCACGCGAAGCCGGTAGCCCGAGCGGCGTTCGGACGGTCCAAGGACTTGTCGTCTCAACTGCCGATAGCCGTTGTCGCGCGGTTGCCTTCATGCGGCGTGGCAGACGGGTGAAATGGTGCCGCGGATTCGCGTTCGTTCCATCGCGATTCCGGCTGAGTGAGCTGTTGAGGCCGGGATCGTGAGCGGGTGCGGGTCAGGCGGCGCGATGTCGTCCGGTCGGGCGTTGGGAGTCGCGGGCCCGTTTCGGGTGGGGGCGGACCAGGGCGAGTGCGCCGTGGGTGGCGACGGCGGTGTGGTCCGGGTCGTCGGCGGTGTCCGCGAGGTCGGGGCCGGGCTGGTGCCGGAGGCGGTGCTGGCGGTGGACGGCGTAGAGCAGGGCCAGTCCGACGACGAGGAAGACGTGCGACAGCACCCGCGCGACGGTCACCCGGTCGCCGATCAGGTCGCTGGTCGTGAGCACCGCCAGGACGATCACGAATCCGGTGATCATCGGCAGCTGACCGGCCGCGGCGCGAGTCCTCAGGGCGGCCCACAGCAGCCCGACGCCGACCGCGAGGTTCCAGGCCGCGCTTTCGTTGATGAGGTGGCCTTCCATGAAAGCGCCGCTGCCGTGGGCGTTGTCCATGCCGAGCAGTTGCGCGAACGCCAGCCCGCACTGGACCAGCCCGACCAGTCCCAGCGCGACCCGCAGGCCCCATTTTTCGCGCGGCGGGGCCGGGGTTTCGGCGAGGATCCGGGCGGTGAGGTCGGGCACCTCGGGCGCGCTGCGGACCAGCAGGGCGCGGCGCAGCGTCGCGCTCCGCTCGTACCAGCTCCGGCACGACGCGCACGTCTCGAGGTGCTGGTCGACCTGCGGTTCGGGCAGCGGGCCCGCTTCGCCGTCGAGGCGCGCGGACAGCGCTTCGCGGAAGATTTCACAGCTCACGTCTGTCATAGTCGCTCGGACGCGCGTCCCGGTTCCCGGCGGGTTCGGCGAATTTTCTCCGGGCTGGTCAGGGAACTGTCCCGGACGGGCATGGACTACCGTGAGGTCCGTGTCCACCGGCCGCGACAACGACGACGAGCGGATCACCGCGCTGGCCCTCGCCGCCGGCCGCGGTGACCGGGTCGCCTTGGAATCCTGGGTCCGCGCGACGCAAGCCGACGCGTGGCGGTTCCTGGCCCACCGCACCAGCCCGGCCGAAGCGGACGACCTCACCCAGGAAACGTACCTGCGCGCGTTCGGCTCGCTGCCGCGCTTCGCGGGCAGGTCGTCGTCGAGGACGTGGCTGCTGTCCATCGCCCGCCGGGTCGTCGTGGACCGCATCCGCGCGCGCTCGGTCCGCCCCCGCGAATCCACGACGGCCGACTGGCAGCGCGCAGCCGAAGAACAGTCCGCCCGGACCCGCACGGCGGGCTTCGAGGACCTGATCGAACTGGGCCTGCTGCTGGACACCCTCGACGAGGACCGCCGGGAAGCCCTGGTGCTGACCCAGTTCCTGGGCCTCTCGTACGCGGAGGCGGCCGAGGTGTGCGGCTGCCCGGTCGGCACGGTGCGCTCCCGGGTGTCCCGCGCCCGCGACGATCTGCTGCGCGCGCAGGAGGAGAACGACACCGCGATGTGATGCGGGGTCGTTCCGGTTTTTGCCGGGCCGCGCGGCTGCCGGGCTCGGGTCGTGCGGCGGCGCTGAATCGCTTGGCGGCTGGGTGGGCCGCGGCTCGCGTCGGGTGGACGGCAGCCGGACGGGCGGTTCGCTGCGCTGAACGATGGCTTCTAGTCGGACGTCATTGGTCAGGGCGGGCGGTTGCGGATCGCCGGGCTGGGTGATTCGCTCACGTCCAGAGCCAGAGCCAGAGCCAGAGCCAGAGCCAGAGCCAGAGCCAGAGCCAGAGCCAGAGCCAGAGCCAGAGCCAGAGCCAGAGCCAGAGCCAGAGCCAGAGCCAGAGCCAGAGCCAGAGCCAGAGCCAGAGCCAGAGCCAGAGCCAGAGCCAGAGCCAGAGCCAGAGCCAGAGCCAGAGCCAGAGCCAGAGCCAGAGCCAGAGCCAGAGCCAGAGCCAGAGCCAGAGCCAGAGCCAGAGCCAGAGCGGTCAGCGGTATCCGACTTTCGGCGTGCGGCGGTCCGGCGCCCGACCGTCGGCGGTCGGCGGTCCGGCAGGTTGCTCGGACGCGCGGCCGGACCACGACCGTGATCCACATCGCGGGAACTCGCCGCTCGCCCTGTCCGACCACTTTGGTGTGCGCACAATTCCGGCCCTGCACCGGCGGGGTTTGCTTGCCGCGGCGGGGTTTGCCGCGGCGGCCGTCGTGGTGGTGGTCGCCGCGGCGGGCGACGTTTACGCGGCGCTCGGCAACCCGGCTCCTGGTCCGTTGACGTCCTTCGGCACCTCCTTGCTGCGGTTGGTCGCCGACGCGGCCGGGGTGGTCTGCGTCGGCGGGCTGGCGTTCGCGGTATTTCTGAGTCCGCCGGGCGAAGCGGGACGGCTCTCCCCGGACGGATACGCGGCGACCCGCACCGCGGCTGCCGCGGCTGGTGTTTGGGCGCTCGCGGCTGCGGTCCTGGTGCCGTTCGACGCCGCTGACGCGTCCGGGCGGCCGGTTTCCGAGGCGTTGCATCTGGCGAAGCTCGCCGTCCTCGTCAACGCCATGGAAGAGCCCAAGGCGTGGCTCTGCGTCCTGGCAGTGGCGACGACCGTGGCGATCGGCGTTTGGCGCACGTTGACCTGGCGCACCACGGTTCTGTGGCTCGGCCTCTCCCTCGTCGGGTTGCTGCCGAGAGCGATCGCCGGGCACGTCTCCATCGGTGCGTGGCACGACCTGGCCACGAATGCCTTGGTGTGGCACGTGATCGCGGCGGCATTGTGGACCGGTGCGCTGGTTGCGCTGCTGGTCCACCGCGGTTCAGGCGCGGCACGAGAGGTCGCGCTCCGCCGGTACCGACGGTTGGCGACGTGGTGTCTCGTCGTGCTCGCCGCATCCGGGGTGGTCGACGGTCTCGCGCTTGCCCGTCCGGCTGGATTATTCACTGGCTATGGCTTGCTCCTCGGGGTGAAGGTTGTGTTCACGGTCGTGCTGGCGGTGCTGATCGTCGTCACGCGCCGCCGTTGGCGGGGCGGCGCAGCGGCTCTCGTGGCGGAGGTCGCGGTGCTGGCTGGGGCAATGGGAGTTTCGGCCGGGCTGGCGCATCTGGTGCCGCCGGCGTTCGTGGACGATCCGGCGACCGTCGGCGAGACCGTGCTCGGCTACGACCTGCCTGATCCTCCGACATTCGCTCGTCTTTTTCTCGATTGGCGTCCGGACTTGCTCCTCGGGGTCGTCGCGGTCTCCGCGGTGGCGGGCTACGCGGTCGGGATGCGTCGTCTCCGCAAGCGCGGCGACGACTGGCCTCGCGGCCGGTTCTGGGCGTGGACGTGCGGCTGGGCGACGGTGCTGATCGCGACGTCGTCCGGCCTGGGCAAGTACTCGTCCGGAACCTTCAGCCTGCACATGGTCATCCACATGACGCTGGCCATGCTCGCCCCGGTGCTGCTCGTCCTCGGCGGACCGGTGACCCTCGCGCTGCGCGCCTTGCCGGTGGCGGGCAAGGGACCGGACGGTCCGCGCGAGTGGCTGGTGGCGCTGCTGCACTCGCGGTTCACGCGCCTGGTCGCGCACCCGCTGGTGGCGTCGGTGGTGTTCGTCGGCTCGTACTACGCGCTGTACTTCTCGGGCCTGTTCGGCGAGGCGATGCGCTACCACTGGGCGCACCAGCTGATGAACCTCCATTTCCTCGTGTCCGGCTACGTTTTCTTCTGGCTGGTGATCGGCGTCGACCGGCCGCCGCGTTCGATGCCGCATCTCGCGCGGCTCGGCATGATGTTCGCGGTGATGCCGTTCCACGCGTTCTTCGGCGTGATCCTGATGAACAGGCAGACGGTGATCGCCGAGACGTTCTACCGCTACCTGTCCCTGCCGTGGATGTCCGACCTCCTTTCCGATCAACGGCTGGGCGGCGGCATCGCCTGGGCCACCGGCGAAATCCCGATGATCGTGGTCGTCGTGGCGCTGCTGGTGCAGTGGGGCCGCCACGACGACCGCGAGGCCGCTCGGCTGGACCGTCGCTTCGACAAAGGCGAGGACGACGAGTTCGCCGCCTACAACGCGATGCTCGCCAACCTGGCGGCCAGAAGGCAGTAGCCGCGGTCCGGGGCCGGCCGTCGCGAATCGGGTTCGGTCCGCCCCTGAGTTCCGCGCGCGACCCGCATCGGCTCGTCGGCCACCGAATCCGGCTGCCGCAAAGCGTGTGCCACCGCGGCAACGATCTCGTTGCGCTGAGCCGATTCCGGTGCTAGACCACGGCAGTCACCACCTTGTCCAAGGCTCCGCGTTTGACGTCGTCGACGAGAACTTTCAGCTGCGCCAAGCTCATCTCCACTCGCTGCCCGAAGTCGTCGGTCAGCACGACGCGACGTTCCGGCGGGGCGGCGTCGTCGAGGAACAGCTCCGGGCAGCCGCAGTCGCAGTTGCCGCAGAACGTGGCCACGTGGTGTAGATCTCCCGCTGCTGCAAAGGTTTCGGACATTGTCGCTCCTGTCTGATCGGGTCGGGTCGGGCACTGCCACCATCCGGATAGTCGTCCGGGAGGGCCGAAAGGTTCCCGAGTCACCCGAAGGAGTGGCGACGGAAAACCAGGCGTACTATGGAAATCAGTCCGCCTTCCCGGCGTCGGCACTGCCACCGACTTTGTGCCCGTCCTGGAATCCGGAGAACCATGTCTGCGCAGACCGCCGCCCCCGCGGCGACCCCGACCCGTCACCTCGATCTCGCCGTCGGCGGGATGACCTGTGCCGCTTGTGCGGCGCGCGTCGAGCGTTCCCTCGGCAAGCTCGACGGCGTCCGCGCCACGGTGAACTACGCGACCGAACGCGCGACTGTCCACTATCCGCCTGACCTCGACCCTGCCTCGCTGGTCGCGACGATCGAGCGCGCGGGCTACACCGCGACCGTCCGCGGCGAAACCAGCCCGGAAAACCGCGACGCGCGGGTTCGCGACTTGCGCCGCCGGCTGATCGTGGCCGCGGTGCTGGCCGTCCCGCTCGGCAATCTGTCGATCACGCTCGCGCTCGTGCCGTCGTTGCGATTTCCGTTGTGGGAGCTGGTATGCCTGCTGCTCGCGACACCCGTGGTGTTCTGGTCGGCGGCACCGTTCCACCGCGCCGCGCTGCGCAATCTGCGGCACCGATCGTCCAGTATGGACACGCTCGTTTCCCTGGGTGTGCTGGCCTCCTATCTGTGGTCGGCGGCTTCGGTGCTGATCGGCTCGGGCGGCGAAGCGGGATACTGGATCGGGTTCGGCGCGACCGCGCCCGGCGCGGATTCGGTGTACCTCGATGTCGCGGCCGGAGTGACGACATTCTTGCTCGCTGGCCGGTATTTCGAGGCGCGGTCACGGCGAGGCGCGGCGGATCTGCTCGGCGCGCTGGACGCGTTGGCCGCGAAGGACGTGCGGATTCTGCGCGAGGACGGCGAAGTGCTGGTCGGTATCGGCGAACTGGCCGTCGGCGACCGCTTCGTGGTGCGGCCGGGGGAGAAGATCGCCGCGGACGGAACTGTCGACAGCGGTCTGTCCACAGTGGATGTAAGTGCCATCACGGGCGAACCCGTCCCGGCGGAGGTCGGGCCGGGAACCCGGGTGATCGGCGGGAGCATCAACCTGAACGGCCGGCTGGTGGTGCGTGCGGAGGCCGTCGGCGCGCGGTCACAGCTGGCGCAGATGAGTGCGCTGGCCGAGCGGGCGCAGGAGCGGAAGGCGGCGGTGCAGCGGCTGGCCGACCGGGTGTGCGCGGTGTTCGTTCCGGTGGTTTCGGCGTTGGCGCTGCTCACCTTGGCGGGATGGTTGCTCGCCGGGAATCCGGTTCGGGACGCCTTCGGCGCGGCGGTGTCGGTGCTGATCATCGCGTGCCCGTGCGCGTTGGGGCTCGCGACGCCGACGGCGCTGATGGTCGGCGTCGGGCGGGGTGCGCAGCTCGGGATTCTCGTGAAGGGGCCGGATGCGCTCGAGGCGAGTCGTACGGTCGACACCGTCGTGCTGGACAAGACCGGAACGGTGACCCAGGGGCGGATGACACTCGCGGAGACTCGGGCGTTCGGGGCGTTCGCGCCGACGGAGGTGCTTCGCCTCGCAGCAGCGGTGGAAGCGTCGTCGGAACACCCGATTGCCGCAGCGATTGTCGCCGGTGGGCCAGAGGTGCTTCCGGCGGATGAGTTCGAGGCATTGCCTGGGCTGGGCGCGCGTGGCGTGGTCGAGGGGATGACTGTGGTGGTCGGTCGGCCGAGGTTGCTGGTGGACGAAGGGGTTTCGGTCGTCCCGGAGGTTGAGGACGCGGTGGCGTCGGCGGAGGCTGGCGGGGCGACGGTCGTGCTCGTGGCGGCGGCCGGCGAGGTCGCGGGCATGCTCGTGGTGCGGGACGAGGTGAAGCCTTCGGCCCGGGCGGCGGTGGCGCAGTTGCATCGGCTTGGGTTGAAAACGGTGTTGCTTACCGGAGACAACGAGGTGACCGCCCGAGCCGTCGCCGCGGAGGTCGGGATCTCCGAGGTGCTCGCTGGGGTGTTGCCCAGCGAGAAGGCGGCGGCGGTGTCTGCGTTGCGGGGCAAGGGACATCGGGTGGCGATGGTCGGCGACGGGGTGAACGACGCCCCCGCACTGGCGACTGCTGACCTCGGATTGGCGGTCGCCGAGGGGACTGATCTCGCCTTGCGGTCGGCCGACATCATCCTGGTCCGCGAAGACCTGTCGGTGCTGCCGGACGCGATCCGCCTCGCGCAGCGGACGTTGCGCACCATTCGAGGGAATCTCGTCTGGGCGTTCGGGTACAACGTGGCCGCGCTGCCGCTCGCCGCGTGCGGGCTGCTGAACCCGCTGATCGCCGGGGCCGCGATGTCGTTGTCGTCGGTGCTGGTGGTGGCGAACAGCTTGCGGTTGCGGAACTTCGCGCCCGGGAGCTGATCCCCGGGGTGGGCGGGATCACGCTGGCCGTCACTCGCCCGATTAAGTTAGGTTGACTAATCATTGGCGTCGGAGGGTGAGGTGCGCGGTGACGCGGGAGCCGGGATCGAGGGGCGGATCGCACTGGTGACCGGCGGTGCGCGCGGGGTCGGGGCGACCGTCGTCGAGGCGCTCGCAGATGCAGCCTCGGGGGAGCGGGGCGCTGGTCACCGTCGGGTCGAACGCGGCTGGTGTCCCGCGGTCCGGGATGGCGGCCTATGCGGCTTCCAAAGCGGCGACCATGCTCACTTGCTGCCTCGGGCCGGAACTCGCCGCGTCGGGGATCCGGTGCGACATTGTCTCGCCGGGGTCGACCGACAGGGACCTGTAACGTCTACTGTGGACGGACGAATCCGGCGAGAACGCGTGATCGCGGGGAATCCCGAGCAGGGGCGCGTCGGGATTCCGCTCGGGCGGATCGCCGACATCGCGGACGCGGTGCCCTTTCTCGCGTCCGACCAGGCTCGGCACGTCACCCTGCAGAACCTCTACGTCGACGGCGGTGCCACGCTCCGCGCGTGACCCGGGTTGACCCGCCGGGCGGCTTTTCCTTTTCGTCCGAGTACGTTAGTGTCAATTAGGTTAGGCTAACCAAACAGTCGAGTCTGGACCTTGTCCAGGAGGCGGACGGGGCGGCTCGGCCGCCTGCGCGTGTGCGAAAGGAAATTCACCTCGTGTCCTCACCTGCTCCGGCCCGTCCGCGGCCGGTCCACCGGGCGGCGGATCTCCTGGCCGCGTATCTGCCGGGGTCGTTCTACTACTCGTCGGCGCGCGGGGTGTTGCTCGCCGACGGGGTGCATTCGCACGTCCGCGGCGCTTCCGGCGCTCGGGCCGCGGCGGCTGCCGAGGCGTTGGAGGCCGCGGTGCTGGCGGGGGTCGCGGACCCGGTTGTGGTGGGAGCCATCGGGTTTCGGCCGGATTCCGGGAGCAGCTTGATTGTGCCCGCGGTGGTGCGGCGGGCACAGGCGCCTGGCGACGAGGACGGTGCGGGCAGCAGCGCGCAGTTGGCGAGGCCGATTTCTGGCTCTGTTGACCGGGAGATGGCGACGGGCGAACGCGCTGACCGGGAAATGGCGGGCGACGGCCGCGCGGCGACGTCCGGTGGGAAGGTGCGCGGGCGTTCGCAGGTGCGCGATGAGGAGCTGGGCGCGGAGTCCGCCGCATTCCGAGGCGGCTCAGGTGCCAAAGACGCCGAAGCGTTGTTGCGCAACAATCAGAGTCGCTGGACCGTAGTGCCGCAGCCCGCCCCTGAGGTGTATGCCGAAAGTGTCCGCCGGGCGGTCGAGCTGATCGGTGACGGGGAACTCCGCAAGGTCGTCCTCGCTCGGGCGTTGGATCTCGTTGGCGAGCAAGGTGTTTCGGTGCGAAAACTGCTCCGTGAGCTTGTCGTGGCGGATCCGGCGGCGCACGCCTTTGCCGTTGACGTCAGCGCGCCTGGGGATCCGACGCCGCGGACGCTCGTCGGGGCCAGTCCGGAGTTGCTGGTGTCTCGCCAGGGCGACGTCGTGACCGCGAATCCGCTCGCTGGGTCGCGGCGGCGGACGGGGGATCCGGCGCGGGATGCCCAAGCGATTGCCGAACTGCGAGTGTCCGAAAAAGACCTTGCCGAGCATGCTCTCGTCGCTGCGCAGGTCGCCGAGGTGCTGGGGCGTTACTGCACCGAACTGGAGGTTCCGGAGAAGCCGGAAGTGATTGGCACGCCTACGATGTGGCACCTTTCGACCCGGATCACCGGGCGGGTGGGGCCGGGCGGGCCGTCGTCGCTGGAGCTGGCCGAGGCGTTGCATCCGACGCCTGCGGTGTGCGGGGTTCCGGTCGATTTGGCGCGCGACACGATCGCGCGGCTCGAGCCGGTGGATCGCGGGTATTACGCCGGGCTGGTCGGCTGGACCGATCTCGCGGGGGACGGCGAGTGGGTCGTGACGATCCGGTGTGCCGAGGTGTCGGACCGGACAGCGCGGCTGTTCGCGGGAGCGGGGATCGTCGCCGGGTCGGATCCGGCCGCGGAATTGGCGGAGACCAGCGCGAAATTCGGGACGTTGCTGCGAGCGCTGGGTGCGGAAGGGGTCGCGTGAGTTTCGTGGGCGGAGGCAGCCGCGTGGGCAGCCGGTCGGGGCGCTGCTGTGCGAGGGGGCGGCGGTGGCCGAGGTGATGACCGAGTCGTATGTGCGGGACGGGGCCCAGGATCCGGACCGGGCGCCCGCCGATCGGGCGGTGAGCCGGACGGACCCGTGCCTCGGGTGGGAGCGGACGGTGCGGGTTTGATCGCTGCGGAGAGCGGTCCGTGAAGGACTCCTTGAGGGAATCAGATTCCCTCAAGGAGTCCTTCACGGACCTTTCGCGTGGGTGGTGCGGGCTAAGGAAGCAGATTGGCTCGGCGGGCGGCGTTGACGGCTTGAAGGCGGGTCTTCGCGTCCAGCTTCCGCATCGCGTTGCGCAGGTAGCTTTTCACCGTCTCCGGCCCCAACCCGAGCGCCTCGGCGATGTCCGCGTTGGTCTGCCCGGCGGCGGCTCCTTCGAGGACGTCCAGTTCGCGCGGCGACAACGACGGCCCGCGCACCGGGTCGCCGGTCAAGGACTGGCATACCGCGTCGATCCGGGCGCGCAGTTCCGGGTCTTCGACAGCGGCGGCGATCCGGCGCAGCTCCGCATGGCTCTCCCGGACCGCTTCCAGGTCCGCGGGCTTTCCCGACGGCACGGCTTCCGGCTCCGGGGCGAGCAGGTCCAGCCGTCGCTGGACTTCGGCGCGCACCGCCAGCTCTTGTTCCAGGTCGCGGGCCACTTCGACCATCGCGGTGACCGACCGGTCGCCGAAGCGGACATGTTCGCGGACCGCGCCGTACAGCACCGCCCGGACCGTCCGGTGCACGATCACCGGCACCGCCATCACCGAGCGCACGCCCTCTGCCTGGACCGCGCGGTCGAAGTGGTGGCTGATCGCGTCGCTGGTGTAGTA
The nucleotide sequence above comes from Amycolatopsis sp. AA4. Encoded proteins:
- a CDS encoding DUF5134 domain-containing protein, with protein sequence MITEPGLRWILTVLFAAAGAFCLYRCVRRTGWNGRVADALHAAMCVGMVTMAWPATMTFARIPQVVLFAAAAGWFAVSAAWGFGHGRLPGAHHALMMAGMAWMAFAMPSAMAGMTMSAAAMGGEHAGMDMGDASMTMTGHAPAQVVVVAAVLAVVFLVAGIAWLARAIDHARTVARPGRREIGLVMEGVMSLGMSVMAVAMI
- a CDS encoding zf-HC2 domain-containing protein — translated: MTDVSCEIFREALSARLDGEAGPLPEPQVDQHLETCASCRSWYERSATLRRALLVRSAPEVPDLTARILAETPAPPREKWGLRVALGLVGLVQCGLAFAQLLGMDNAHGSGAFMEGHLINESAAWNLAVGVGLLWAALRTRAAAGQLPMITGFVIVLAVLTTSDLIGDRVTVARVLSHVFLVVGLALLYAVHRQHRLRHQPGPDLADTADDPDHTAVATHGALALVRPHPKRARDSQRPTGRHRAA
- a CDS encoding sigma-70 family RNA polymerase sigma factor → MSTGRDNDDERITALALAAGRGDRVALESWVRATQADAWRFLAHRTSPAEADDLTQETYLRAFGSLPRFAGRSSSRTWLLSIARRVVVDRIRARSVRPRESTTADWQRAAEEQSARTRTAGFEDLIELGLLLDTLDEDRREALVLTQFLGLSYAEAAEVCGCPVGTVRSRVSRARDDLLRAQEENDTAM
- a CDS encoding cytochrome c oxidase assembly protein, with the protein product MRTIPALHRRGLLAAAGFAAAAVVVVVAAAGDVYAALGNPAPGPLTSFGTSLLRLVADAAGVVCVGGLAFAVFLSPPGEAGRLSPDGYAATRTAAAAAGVWALAAAVLVPFDAADASGRPVSEALHLAKLAVLVNAMEEPKAWLCVLAVATTVAIGVWRTLTWRTTVLWLGLSLVGLLPRAIAGHVSIGAWHDLATNALVWHVIAAALWTGALVALLVHRGSGAAREVALRRYRRLATWCLVVLAASGVVDGLALARPAGLFTGYGLLLGVKVVFTVVLAVLIVVTRRRWRGGAAALVAEVAVLAGAMGVSAGLAHLVPPAFVDDPATVGETVLGYDLPDPPTFARLFLDWRPDLLLGVVAVSAVAGYAVGMRRLRKRGDDWPRGRFWAWTCGWATVLIATSSGLGKYSSGTFSLHMVIHMTLAMLAPVLLVLGGPVTLALRALPVAGKGPDGPREWLVALLHSRFTRLVAHPLVASVVFVGSYYALYFSGLFGEAMRYHWAHQLMNLHFLVSGYVFFWLVIGVDRPPRSMPHLARLGMMFAVMPFHAFFGVILMNRQTVIAETFYRYLSLPWMSDLLSDQRLGGGIAWATGEIPMIVVVVALLVQWGRHDDREAARLDRRFDKGEDDEFAAYNAMLANLAARRQ
- a CDS encoding cation-translocating P-type ATPase, encoding MSAQTAAPAATPTRHLDLAVGGMTCAACAARVERSLGKLDGVRATVNYATERATVHYPPDLDPASLVATIERAGYTATVRGETSPENRDARVRDLRRRLIVAAVLAVPLGNLSITLALVPSLRFPLWELVCLLLATPVVFWSAAPFHRAALRNLRHRSSSMDTLVSLGVLASYLWSAASVLIGSGGEAGYWIGFGATAPGADSVYLDVAAGVTTFLLAGRYFEARSRRGAADLLGALDALAAKDVRILREDGEVLVGIGELAVGDRFVVRPGEKIAADGTVDSGLSTVDVSAITGEPVPAEVGPGTRVIGGSINLNGRLVVRAEAVGARSQLAQMSALAERAQERKAAVQRLADRVCAVFVPVVSALALLTLAGWLLAGNPVRDAFGAAVSVLIIACPCALGLATPTALMVGVGRGAQLGILVKGPDALEASRTVDTVVLDKTGTVTQGRMTLAETRAFGAFAPTEVLRLAAAVEASSEHPIAAAIVAGGPEVLPADEFEALPGLGARGVVEGMTVVVGRPRLLVDEGVSVVPEVEDAVASAEAGGATVVLVAAAGEVAGMLVVRDEVKPSARAAVAQLHRLGLKTVLLTGDNEVTARAVAAEVGISEVLAGVLPSEKAAAVSALRGKGHRVAMVGDGVNDAPALATADLGLAVAEGTDLALRSADIILVREDLSVLPDAIRLAQRTLRTIRGNLVWAFGYNVAALPLAACGLLNPLIAGAAMSLSSVLVVANSLRLRNFAPGS
- a CDS encoding isochorismate synthase; the encoded protein is MAAYLPGSFYYSSARGVLLADGVHSHVRGASGARAAAAAEALEAAVLAGVADPVVVGAIGFRPDSGSSLIVPAVVRRAQAPGDEDGAGSSAQLARPISGSVDREMATGERADREMAGDGRAATSGGKVRGRSQVRDEELGAESAAFRGGSGAKDAEALLRNNQSRWTVVPQPAPEVYAESVRRAVELIGDGELRKVVLARALDLVGEQGVSVRKLLRELVVADPAAHAFAVDVSAPGDPTPRTLVGASPELLVSRQGDVVTANPLAGSRRRTGDPARDAQAIAELRVSEKDLAEHALVAAQVAEVLGRYCTELEVPEKPEVIGTPTMWHLSTRITGRVGPGGPSSLELAEALHPTPAVCGVPVDLARDTIARLEPVDRGYYAGLVGWTDLAGDGEWVVTIRCAEVSDRTARLFAGAGIVAGSDPAAELAETSAKFGTLLRALGAEGVA
- a CDS encoding LuxR C-terminal-related transcriptional regulator — encoded protein: MTSAAETTAEVRRALARLRSAAGVPLSFGGEVVDGKRLRMTELLGNTTTSLLGLVVAEGKGLGGRAIGVRKPVVLPDYYTSDAISHHFDRAVQAEGVRSVMAVPVIVHRTVRAVLYGAVREHVRFGDRSVTAMVEVARDLEQELAVRAEVQRRLDLLAPEPEAVPSGKPADLEAVRESHAELRRIAAAVEDPELRARIDAVCQSLTGDPVRGPSLSPRELDVLEGAAAGQTNADIAEALGLGPETVKSYLRNAMRKLDAKTRLQAVNAARRANLLP